In Erigeron canadensis isolate Cc75 chromosome 7, C_canadensis_v1, whole genome shotgun sequence, one DNA window encodes the following:
- the LOC122607039 gene encoding 3-ketoacyl-CoA synthase 12-like, with protein MDYVLTTILCSPLFYILYIILKFLDKKRHQNCYILDYQLYKPSDDRKLSTEFSGDIIRRNKNLGLNEYKFLLKAIVSSGIGEETYAPKMVFEGREENPTHEDAINEMEEFFEDGIGKLFHRTGIQPDNIDILVVNVSMLTSMPSLSGRIINRYKMREDVKTYNLSGMGCSASLISINLVQSIMKTNKNKLALVVTSECLSPNWYTGNDRSMILSNCLFRSGGCAMVLTNKPSLAYKSMFKLKVMVRTHHGSKDEAYGCCVQTEDTQGRVGFHLGKCLPKTATRAFVENLKEIAPKILPMRELLRFATLSFARKMLQKFLGKSFYPTRPMINFKTGIDHFCLHTGGKAVIDAVAQSLSLSQFDIEPARMTLHRFGNTSASSLWYVLGYMEAKKRLKKGDKLFMISFGAGFKCNSCLWEVVRDLEGEGNVWKDCNIENYPPKTLENPFLAKYGWIQDEDITTFKFPQED; from the coding sequence ATGGATTATGTTTTGACCACCATTTTATGTTCCCCTCTCTTCTACATTCTCTACATTATACTCAAGTTTCTTGATAAAAAAAGGCATCAAAATTGTTACATTCTAGATTACCAGCTCTACAAGCCCTCCGATGACCGGAAATTATCCACCGAGTTTTCCGGAGACATAATTAGGAGAAACAAAAACTTGGGGCTTAATGAGTACAAGTTCCTTCTCAAAGCCATTGTAAGTTCCGGCATTGGTGAAGAGACCTATGCCCCCAAGATGGTGTTTGAGGGTCGAGAAGAAAACCCTACTCATGAAGATGCTATTAACGAGATGGAAGAGTTTTTTGAAGACGGTATTGGAAAACTCTTCCATCGTACTGGGATTCAGCCAGATAATATTGACATTCTGGTTGTCAACGTCTCCATGTTGACCAGTATGCCATCTTTATCTGGTCGAATTATAAATCGGTACAAAATGAGGGAAGATGtgaaaacatataatttatcaGGAATGGGGTGTAGTGCAAGTTTAATTTCAATTAATCTTGTACAAAGtataatgaaaacaaataaaaataaattggcATTGGTTGTTACATCCGAATGTTTGTCTCCAAATTGGTATACGGGTAATGATCGGTCAATGATACTATCAAATTGTTTGTTTAGGTCAGGTGGGTGTGCCATGGTCCTAACCAACAAGCCTAGTTTGGCTTATAAGTCCATGTTCAAGCTAAAGGTTATGGTTCGGACCCACCACGGCTCAAAAGATGAAGCCTATGGTTGTTGTGTACAAACTGAAGATACTCAAGGTCGCGTGGGATTTCACCTAGGAAAATGCCTTCCAAAAACAGCAACACGAGCATTTGTCGAAAACCTAAAAGAAATTGCACCAAAAATCCTACCAATGCGTGAACTCCTTCGATTTGCAACCCTCTCATTTGCCCGAAAAATGCTTCAAAAATTTTTGGGGAAATCCTTTTATCCTACTAGACCAATGATTAACTTCAAAACCGGAATTGACCATTTTTGTTTGCACACGGGAGGGAAAGCGGTTATCGATGCAGTGGCTCAAAGTCTGAGCCTGAGCCAGTTTGATATCGAACCGGCACGGATGACCCTGCACCGGTTCGGTAACACATCGGCTAGTAGTCTTTGGTACGTTCTTGGTTACATGGAGGCTAAAAAGAGGCTAAAAAAAGgtgataaattatttatgattagTTTTGGTGCGGGTTTTAAATGCAATAGTTGTTTATGGGAAGTGGTTCGAGATCTTGAAGGTGAAGGGAATGTATGGAAAGATTGTAACATCGAAAATTATCCACCAAAAACATTGGAAAATCCTTTCTTGGCGAAATATGGCTGGATTCAAGATGAAGATATCACAACATTCAAGTTTCCACAGGAagattaa